One Aegilops tauschii subsp. strangulata cultivar AL8/78 chromosome 2, Aet v6.0, whole genome shotgun sequence genomic window, ATCAAATTTGTTCAATTTCATTATATTTCGATGGAAATGCAATCGGACATATGTGGCTAGCTTTGGATGACCGGCTCCCGCATCAGTGTCTGCGAATAGATCCCTAGGTTCGTGGACGGATGCAGTGTCCGGTTTATAGGTCGGGGTTGGAGATGCCCTAGGTCCTTCCTTCTTGGAGCAGTTTCAAGACCTCGTCACAGAGAACCTTCCACTTTCCTCTTGGTTTGATTGAGAGTGTATGTTGAACCGAGTTCTATCTCCGAAGTCTATCACTTGGCGTGTGTTGTTACATTTCGTTCTTGAGCAGGCTACACTAGTTATCCCTACCAACTCATGAAGATCGGTGCCGACCCGTACCAATACCTCATAAAACTTGTCAAACGTGGCACCAAGTTCCAAGGATGAAAAATACCTGGCAGAAGGTTATGTTTTTTTAGGCTCAAACTGTAGAACAATAGTTCTAAGGTATTTTCCATTAACAAAATAAATATGGTACAGATATACAAAAAAGCAAAAAGAAAAGGAGCAGTTATCCTATTCCAGCATTTTCTAATATGATCGAGCAAAAACTGTACTATGTAGTGTTCATCCTAGATGATCACTGGTCCATCTTTGCGAAGCCTCCAAGCACTTTGCTTTGATTCCGTGCTCAAGAAGTTTGAGGTCCTCTCTTGATTTGAATTTCCAACAGTTTACACTCCGAACTTCTTTTCTGAAATTTTTTCCATTTCTTTGCCCTTATATGGCCCAACACCCTTGTACTATGATTTCCAATGCAATACAGCTCGGTAATTCAGCTCTTGCCAGGAGGATATCATCTAAGAATGAAATACCAAGTTTTCTTCTGGGAAGTATAATGTGCCAGCCGTCTTGAGAGAATCCACAGTCCCAAAAAAGATGTCGTGTTGTTTCTTCCGTGTCTTCATGGCAGAACACACATGTGTAACTTTCTAGTGTGAAAGATTTCCTTTTAAGTAAATTTCTGGTGTTTACTCTATCATGCAGAAGGAGCCAGAAGAAGAATTTGTGTCTCAATCTACATGAGCTCTTCCACAACCATTTGAAGTTCTACTGTTCTTGATGTTGAGGGCTTAAGTGATGATACATCATAATGGAGGAATATTTGTTTTTCTGTCCCTTGCAACTCCAGGAATCTTTCTGGTGATCATTCCTCTATGTCTGTATTAATCTTTGTAGCTCATTGAACTGAGAAAATGCATGAGTGGAGAGTGGAGTGTTGAACAGATGGATTTGATCCTCAGCATTTTTCCAGTCATTTACTGATAAAGCATCATCCTTTGCAAATGAGACAAGTTCAGGGAATTTGTCCTTGAGAGGTTGATCAGTCCAATTATCATGCCAAAGCAGAACTGCCTAACCATTGCCCAGTCTACATGGTGAGTTAGATTTGTAATCTTCAAGCAATCTTAGGTGAGTTCTGCACCAATGGGATCCAACTAACTTGTCACCTGGCATTGTCTGAGAATAATACTTCTCCCAGATCAGTTGAACCCAAGGTAGTGATTCCTTATTAAGGAACTTCTGCACATTGTTCATCATTAAGGCCTTATTGTGCAACTCACATCCAAAATTCCAAGCCCACCCTGTTATCTAGGCGTGCAGACTTTTTCCCAGGCAATTAGTGCTGGTCCAGCCACTAACTCTCCATACTTTCAACACAGAAAGTTTCTGAGGTATTTGTTGATCTGGCTCGTGATTGATGCAGGCAGTGGCAGAATGCTCATGAAAAAAATTGGCAGGGCAGAGAAAACAGATTTTATGAGAAGCAGTCTGCCATCATAACAAAGCATTGTAGAACATCCAGACAGTCTTCTCTCTATTTGCTGACATATCGGGGGGAAATCCTCTGCTTTGAGCCTACTAGCACTTAATGGCAGACCCAAATATGTAAATGGGAAGGTTACCCTTTTGCATCCCAGGGAGTGTAAAATCTGACAACACACCTCTTCCTGCACATTTATAGGAATCATGACTGATTTGTGGTAGTTTATTTTAAGCCCAGTTTGGTTGGCAAAGTGCTTCAACAAATTATTCACTTGCTCCACTTGAATTAGACTGCGAGGCTGAATTATGATTGTGTCATCTGCATACTGTATGACAGGAAATCAGGGTTGGATGTTGATTCAATTGGTGCTTGAATTAAACCTGCTCTCATAGTTTTATTTAAAATTGTCTAAAGGAAATCAGCAGCCAGCACAAAAATGAGTGGAGATAAAGGATCTTCTTGCCTCACTCCTCTTTTACAATGAAACTGCTTTGCGGGCACCCCATTTAGTAGCACAAAAGAGACCCTAGAAGAAAAGATCATCTTAATCCACATAATCCATCTATCTCCAAACCCTCTTGCCTTAAGTATCTCCATCCAAGATTGTGTTGTGTTCAATCATATCAAAAGCTTTTTCAAAATCCAGTTTCAATAATACCATAGGCCTTTTGGACTATATTCGGTCTTACCCAATTCTCTGCTTGGCAGATTGCTGTTTGTGTGAAATTCATTGATGTGGGCGTGCTCGAATAAGATTGCTATAGGATTCCCCCgcaaaaaggaaaaagaaaaagaaagattgCTATAGGATTCTACTTACTTTTTTTCTTTCTGAGTATAAAGCATATTCTATTTAGTTGAACACTCCGTGGTGCAGGTTTCGAGTTATCCTGTTCTCCGAAACCTGGTCCGTTGTTTTAGATATTTTTGCGCCTCTTGGTGTTACTTTCTTCTACTTAGAAAAACGGGGTGTCTTGCGTTTTCACTTTCACTCCACTGATTGGGCTGCGCGCGACATGTCAAACCAGCAAAGCTGTAGAGTTTGTACGACCTGGGTCCAGAGTCTCGACACGTTCAATCCCTTGCGTTTTATCCGAGAGGAACACGACATGTTTTAATGAAAAGAACCGGTCCTGAGAGGAACAAAAGAAGACTGTAGCCTGACATGAACAACGTATGTGGCCGCCACCATCAGTTTGCCATTCCAGAAGGGCGCCAGCACGTGTCCAAGAAGGATAGGAAACATGTACGCCATTTAGCCTGTTCCTGACAAAAGAAAATGACAGGAGTCCGAGGATACTTACAGTATCTGTGTGCTGACAGACTCCGTTCCACTCTTTACTTGCCGGGAACTTGATCAGCCCTACACATGCCACTCAAAAAACTTGGTTGCAAATCTTGGTTGACAGTTCCCTGACTGTCATagcttgcaaaaacgtcttaGGACGAAGAGAGTATTTTGTAAGTAGGCTATAGAGTGGCTATAGAGGTGAAAGGAGGGAGGAAATTTTAGGGTACATTGTTTAGACAACAAGTATGAAACTCGTCATCAACTAGCGAAGCAGCATATTTAAAACTGCTAGTACTACTATATCCGAGGGATATATATACTTTAGAGCCCGGATAAATTTTTGTCGCGGCATAATTTTAACCTGCCAAACTCCTAATAACTGTATGAAATTTGCTCATTTGTATTCTGTGGACGGGAGCGACGGGGAGATGGGGGATCCGATTCGATTCTACTTGCTGGGTACCCCCACAAGGCCAGACGATCCCAAAGCTCAGTGCTGTCAATCTACTAAACAGCTTTAGTTTATCTCTCTAGGAGCTAGTTAGATCTAGGCCCCTCCTAGCTCTTGCTTTCGAATCAGGAACTCGTGTGTTTGGGGCATCAGAACGGAGCTGCAAATCGTACCGCTGCGACTGTACGCTGTCAATTGCACTCGCAGCCCTAAATGGAACGATCCACTGGTTCTGCTCCAGAGCTTACACCAACCATTTGCCGGCAtaataaaaaaaaggaaaaaaagttaccGTCAACGAGGATATCGCCCTCAGGCCGTTTCTGTTGTGACAGAAACAACTGATTTGATAACCCAACACCGGTGAAAAAACATGTAGCACGATACGCAGAGGAGACTGACGCCCCATCACATTCACCGGTGACGACATGGCCAGCAAAACGCAAAGCAAAGAAGACCGGCTTCTTGCATGTATGGAAAATAAATAAAATGCCGCGGTGATTCTCAAAAGGGCAGAGACTAGACTCGCCTGAGGATATAGTTTGGCCGAAGTATATTGACCGATAGCAACAGGCGAAAACTGAAAAACACCTTTCACTTGCCCCTCGCTGTCCCGGGATCAATCCTGCGTCGGCAATTTGGCACCACAAGCTATCACTAGTAAAGGCAACTAACCGAACCACTCTACTTACCCCTACCACTACTGTTACCACCTCGCTGCATCTCGACAGGAACAGGCCACAAAGGTCACAATGATCAAATTCTCTCTATAGTAATAGCTTTTAATTTAGACAGGAGAGGGGGATGGCGAGACGGAAGATCTATGTACAGGTTCTGCAGCTTACATGCACGGTTCTAGCTTTCCTACTACCACCACCCAACACAACACAGCAGCTGAAAGAATGGATGAGCCAAAGCACAAAAGCCCCCTAAGGTTTACAAAAAAGAGAACCTCACAGGATTGTGCGGCCGTTGGTCTTTCTCTGTGCCTCCTCCCATGGAGAGGGCGGCTGTGCGGCAGACCCCATGTCCAGCTCTCCTCCCACCATCAATGCCGGTAGGCCACCGCTGGCCGTGGAGCCGCCCATGGTCCCTCCGATGCCAAGCCCAAGGAAGTCCAGAGTGGCAGGCTTGGGACCGAACAGTGGTGATTGCCCCATCATCAAATCTGGCAACCTTGGATTTGAACCTTCATAGGCGAGACCAAGGCCAAGGCTACCAGATACCATCGGCCCAGGCTCCATATCCATTAGCTGGTTATGATTATTGCTCCTTTGGTGCCATTGCTGTGGATTGCTATCAACGAACCTTCCCCCCTGTGGTAGCTTGGCCTGTGGTGAGTTGTCGATGTACCTTCCTTGTGGTAGCCTGGATTGTGGCAAGCCATCGATGTACATTCCTTGAGGCAACCTTCCTGGTGACGAATAATCAGTGAACCTTCCATGAGGTAGATTGGATGGTGGCGAGTTGACGAAGAACCTTCCTTGAGTTGGATTGGATGGTTGCGAGTTATCAAAGAACCTTCCTTGAGACAGATTTGATGCTGGCGAGTTGTCAAGGAACCTTCCTTGAGGTAGCAGCTGCTGGGATGGCAGTGAGGTATCCATGAATCTCCCTTGAGATAGCTTGGATGGCATCGAGTTATTGATGTACCTGTCTTGAGGTAATCGAAATTGTGTTGAGCTGTCGATGAACCTGTCTTGAGGTAACCGGGATTGTGTCGAGCTGCTCTCGATGAACCTGTCTTGAGGTAACCGGGATTGTGTTGAGCTGCTCTCGATAAACCTGTCTTGAGGTAACCGGGAATGTGTTGAGCTGCTCTCGATGAACCTGTCTTGGGGTAACCGGGATTGTGTTGAGATGCTGTCGGTGAACCTGTCATGAGGTAACCGGGATTGTGTTGAGCTGCTGTCGATGAACCTGTCTTGAGGTAACCGGGATTGTGTTGAGCTGCACTCGATGAACCTTCCCTGGGGCTGCTGGGATTGCGTTGAGCTGCTGTCAATGAACCTTCCTTGAGGTGGTCTGGATGGGGTTGATGAGGAGGAACTTGCAAGACCAAACTCCTTCAAGAAAGATGTGCCTGCTTGCGAAGCTCCAGCCTCAGCAGCCTTCTGCAGGAGTGCAGTCGCAGATATGTGCGGTGCTGGTGGTGGAGCAAAGGTGCCAGGGTTGCTTGCATCTGTCTGCGAGAACAGAGAGGATGGTGTACCGATTGCAAGGCAAAGGAAGGTGGGATCAACACCGATAAGATCACGCAGCGATCTACTCTGGGGAGTGGTGCTTGTTGTGGCTGATGCAAACAGCCCCGCAAATGTGCTAGTCGTCGTTGCTGGCGCAATGGAATTGGATGCACTGCTGACTGTGCCACAACTGGTGCTGCTGCCATCTGTACCAATGGCATCCGAGGGCGAGGGGAGGAAACAAGGAGGCATCGGGGTATCATTATCTGGCAAGTTGGAGTCTTCTAGTTCAGCGACATTGTACTTATCAGCTTCCTGGAAGCAAACATCTTCATCTCGCTTATCTTCCTCCTCTTGCTTGATATCCACAATTGGCTCCACAACCACCACTGGCTCTGTAACATATAGGCACAGTACGGAAAAACAAGTCACTCATCATTGTTGCCTAAATGATCATAAGACTAGCTAAATTGGGAAAGAAACAAGACTCATGTATTCCTTTTCTTGTTACAGTAATAACAAATAAAGATGGATTTAGGGAGAATGACTTTGCTATAAATCTAACATAGTCTATGAATAGATAGTAAGACAAACACATTGCAAAATGCAAAAGAAGCATACCATCCAAATTTCGCACAACTGCCACCATTGGCTGCTGCTCCTGTGGCGTTGGAGATGGCGGCGTTGGAGATGGCGGCGACGGAATCCGCTGCGGCTGTGGCTCCTCCATTGCTGCCTCAACGTGCTGTGGCTCATCCACCTCGGCCACGGCAGAAGTCTCATTTTCATCTTCTCCCCCCTTGCCCCCCTCATCCTCCTTTTCCTTGTGCTTATCCACATTCTCCTCTTCTTTCTCCTTGTCCTTGTCCACATTCTCCTCAACCTCCTCCAAATCAGGTGGCCGAGGCGAAGGCGGCGCCGGAACAGCGAGCACTCTGCCGGTCTCCTCGACGAGAGCGCCACAGAAAGCGCGATGTGTCACGAAACTGTCTCTCCTGAATCAAGCCAGCACGCCGACTGATGAATGAAACAAAAGCACAAACATTTGCCCCTCAAGGGAAGAAAAAAGGGAGCACCGAAATTGGGGGGAACCGAGCTGGAAGCAGTACCTGGTGAAGAGTGTGCCGCAGTCACAGCGATACTCGCGGGTGCCGCAGGTCTTGGCATGAGCCTTGAGGTCGGCCTGGACGGCGTAGCGCTTGCCGCAGCGTGGGCAGGCCCATCGCTTCTCGCCGTGCTTGCGGCAGAAGTGCTTCTTGATGCCCGTGAGGTCCCCGAGCGCGCGGGCGGGGGAGTGGTGCACGCAGCCGGGCTCCGGGCAGACGTAGACCctccggcgcggcggcgccgCCCCGGGGCCGCGCTGCCGCAGCCGCCACGGAAGGTTGTGCCCCCGGCGGTGGAGCTGCAGGTTCTGGTCCCTCTGGAAGCCCTTGCCGCACACCTCGCACACGAACCGGTTGGTCGCCATGAGCGTCCCCGGCGACAGCGCGATCACCTCCGCGTCCGGATCTGCACAAGCACACGGAAACCGACCACCGTCAGACCAACAAAGCTCGCGCGAGCCGCGTACCAACCACCCCGCAAAACCCGAAGCGCGCGCTCTCGCCTGGCGTCCCGGGGAGGTTCCTCTTCTTCTTGGGCGGCGCCGGCGTCGCGGCCGCCTCCGGCTGCTCCGGCTCCGTCGGATTGGGCGGCATCCCCGGTCGATCTGGCGCCGTTGCGGCCGCCGCTCCGCTCAGCTCACAGCCCTCCAGCTGCCCCTTATCGGCGCCCAGACCCGCGTCAGCGAacggagggcgcggcggcggtggacggaggattttttttctctctcctcctctcttcgCTTCTTCTCTGGCTGGCTGGCTTGGCTTGGCTTGTCTTGCTTTCGATTGGGGGTTGGGGGTGTGGGGAGATGGATGGGGGTCAGAGCGGCCGCGGCATCGGGATGAGGCGGAGGCGTTGGCGTTGGCGTTGGCGTTGCGGTGCTCGCTCGGGCGGGGGGTGGGGTGGTGTGTACCGCGCGGTGCCAATCCGGCACGTTGGCTTTTGGGTGCGGGGTGGGTAGCGTCCCCTCGCCGCCGTCGGATTCCGCGCCGTGATTCGTGCGCACGTGGTCTCGCCCTGCCGTTTACTGCCCTGCGGGGACACCCTTTTTGGTGGCTAGCTTGCCCCCTTTTAAATCCAGCCCCACACCCCGAGAAAAATCGCCCGTGTCCAATCGCCTCCATCACTGTGCCGTCTCCCCCCTCAATTCCACGTACCTACGTATGGTCGACCAGCTGATACCGCCGCAAGTACTGTACAAGTACCAGTACTACTGGTACTGTACATTTACGTTATACACCAATGAGATGCTGCTACACacgcaaaaaaaagagagagagatgctgctactactacttctacttggtcccttgggaaaaaaaatgaaaaatagcTGCGATGCTACTGCTTGGTCCCTCAGAAAAATGGGATGCTTTCTGAGAAGAACGGATTTAATCGTCAGGTGAGCGAAGATGTCTGCGGCTAGGACGGAAAAGGAGGGGGAGTCGTGTCGTGTCCAGCGAAGGGAAATGGAAGCACGCGGTGGCCAGCGGTTGGATCTCCCCGGCCGGAGTCGATAAGGGCGGAAAGCGATGCTGGCCCCAGCTAAGCTAGCGCGGCTGCTCAGAGATCGCCGTTATCCACATGGCGGTGGGGGTTGTCGTGTCGCCCCGCCCCCCGCCCTCGCCTCGGGCCACGGCACGGCACGGCAGGCAGTAACGGACGCGCTCGCCCGCGCGCCACCGCCAACGGAAGCCGCTGCGCTGCGGCCATACGTACGCGCGACGGCGCGGGCGTACGTATTCGCGCGCAACGGACTCGAATGAAGTCGGCGAGCGAGCGTATTCCCCCACGCTGTCGAGGCGGACTAGTCGCCTGCGACGGGCTGACGGGGGCACGGGGCCCCTTCTCCCTCTGGCGACTGGGGCGGATAGTAAACTCGTGAGCTAGAGCTTGTTTCTTGCAAAGGTGGACTATCAATAAAAAAGGTTCACTTTTACGTGTTGGTAGCTGTTGTTTTTCCGCCTAGGTTTCGTGTCGATGGGGGAGGATATTTTAGGTGCCGTCGCGTAGACCCACCTCCTGCGTGGTGTGTGTTGGATCTATCACCGCGTACGGAGCCAAAGCAGGCAAGCGACGGTGACACTTGCCAGCAATCCCATGGAAATGGGTGCCGTTTTGGTGAACGTTTTTTTCTGCTACTACTTCTTTTCGCGTGGGCAAAGTGCAGGCGTTTCTCCTGAAAGTAAATCTTTTCAAACCATATACACTGATAAGTACCCCTCAAATATAagagtagtgatctaaacgctcttatatttcttagAGGGAGTATATTGTTTGACTTTTATGTGAAATGATCTTCTACTCCTTTTCGTAGGGGGAAGTTGCATGTGTTTCCCTAATAAGTACCCTTTCAAAAGCGCAAGGCTAAATACTTTTAGATTTTGTGTGAATTTACATTACACTCCTTTCGGTGAGAGAAGTGTAGGCATTTTCTCTAATAAACATTATATTTGTACTAGGAAATTGCATGTTGCAACGGAGGCATACATATTAGAGAGAATTCCTTATTTGACCTTTCTTAAAATTTTCTTTCCTTTTTGGCCCAAATTT contains:
- the LOC109740814 gene encoding uncharacterized protein, yielding MPPNPTEPEQPEAAATPAPPKKKRNLPGTPDPDAEVIALSPGTLMATNRFVCEVCGKGFQRDQNLQLHRRGHNLPWRLRQRGPGAAPPRRRVYVCPEPGCVHHSPARALGDLTGIKKHFCRKHGEKRWACPRCGKRYAVQADLKAHAKTCGTREYRCDCGTLFTRRDSFVTHRAFCGALVEETGRVLAVPAPPSPRPPDLEEVEENVDKDKEKEEENVDKHKEKEDEGGKGGEDENETSAVAEVDEPQHVEAAMEEPQPQRIPSPPSPTPPSPTPQEQQPMVAVVRNLDEPVVVVEPIVDIKQEEEDKRDEDVCFQEADKYNVAELEDSNLPDNDTPMPPCFLPSPSDAIGTDGSSTSCGTVSSASNSIAPATTTSTFAGLFASATTSTTPQSRSLRDLIGVDPTFLCLAIGTPSSLFSQTDASNPGTFAPPPAPHISATALLQKAAEAGASQAGTSFLKEFGLASSSSSTPSRPPQGRFIDSSSTQSQQPQGRFIECSSTQSRLPQDRFIDSSSTQSRLPHDRFTDSISTQSRLPQDRFIESSSTHSRLPQDRFIESSSTQSRLPQDRFIESSSTQSRLPQDRFIDSSTQFRLPQDRYINNSMPSKLSQGRFMDTSLPSQQLLPQGRFLDNSPASNLSQGRFFDNSQPSNPTQGRFFVNSPPSNLPHGRFTDYSSPGRLPQGMYIDGLPQSRLPQGRYIDNSPQAKLPQGGRFVDSNPQQWHQRSNNHNQLMDMEPGPMVSGSLGLGLAYEGSNPRLPDLMMGQSPLFGPKPATLDFLGLGIGGTMGGSTASGGLPALMVGGELDMGSAAQPPSPWEEAQRKTNGRTIL